aaataatatttttgtgcctgtggaacattttggggatattttatttcagctcatgaaacatgggaccagggTTCAGTGACCAAAAGCAGCTATAATGAATCCCAATCCTGCAAACAGGATTAAATCAATTGAATAATTGCCAATTCGCTGGATTAGACATGTTATTTTAAAAGAACCTTCAACCTCCAATAATAGGATTGGAAACCTGTGCATGACTACAGTGACACACGTCTACACTCATTTTCAAACAGGTATTCTGTGAATATAATACATTAGTGGTAGGCATTATTTTAAATACTGTAACAAAATTGCTTACTGCTTCCAGGATCAAGGTTAGCAGCCCTAAAACATGTAGTACACCCAGTGACGGAAGAGAAAGTGATGCAACCCACTCGCTGTTCAATTAATGTCAATGGGCTTCTTCGTCATTGCAGGCGACTGCctactgactgatctacaaatcaacTTCCATCATCAATAATGTTAGGGTTgcgtcaattcgaatctggtatcaggataagtaTGACactgagtcaccgattgtatactatgtattttttattagctaagcaataagtggtaaatgcaattttcgtatcGTATATATgggctctctgtcccacctcgcagggcaaacagagaactgacttgttcTTGACAAAGATATTATAAATATACTCTGACAGAAATAGTTCCTGCTTCCGAGCtggcctgtcagagtagagactgggcatagtttagactcacccagcctatcgttgattgttggcgCAGAGCTGGTCCCGGCCTccgggcgctccagttgatagatgtaactgttgctgtgaagaatatctatgcgctcatgcttgataccgttatctcgcataacacatacatacatccacacaagccaacagcagataatattcaatcacatatatggtaacgggttatagtgcataacacagaatcctcataatccccaggcagactaaatcacttttttgcccgctttgaggacaatacagtgccactgacacggcctgcaacgaaaacatgcggtctctccttcactgcagccgaggtgagtaagacatttaaacgtgttaaccctcgcaaggctgcaggcccagacggcatccccagccgcgccctcagagcatgcgcagaccagctggccggtgtgtttacggacatattcaatcaatccctataccagtctgctgttcccacatgcttcaagagggccaccattgttcctgttcccaagaaagctaaggtaactgagctaaacgactaccgccccgtagcactcacttccgtcatcatgaagtgctttgagagactagtcaaggaccatatcacctccaccctacctgacaccctagacccactccaatttgcttaccgcccaaataggtccacagacgatgcaatctcaaccacactgcacactgccctaacccacctggacaagaggaatacctatgtgagaatgctgttcatcgactacagctcggcattcaacaccatagtaccctccaagctcgtcatcaagctcgagacccgccctgtgcaactgggtactggacttcctgacgggccgcccccaggtggtgagggtaggcaacaacatctcctccccgctgatcctcaacacgggggccccacaagggtgcgttctgagccctctcctgtactccctgttcacccacgactgcgtggccatgcacgcctccaactcaatcatcaagtttgcggacgacacaacagtggtaggcttgattaccaacaacgacgagacggcctacagggaggaggtgagggccctcggagtgtggtgtcaggaaaataacctcacactcaacgtcaacaaaactaaggagatgatagtggacttcaggaaacagcagaggcaacacccccctatccacatcgatggatcagtagtggagagggtagcaagttttaagttcctcggcatacaaatcacagacaaactgaattggtccactcacactgacagcgtcgtgaagaaggcgcagcagcgcctcttcaactcaggaggctgaagaaattcggcttgtcaccaaaagcactcacaaacttctacagatgcacaatcgagagcatcctggcgggctgtatcaccgcctggtacggcaactgctccgccctcaaccgtaaggctctccagagggtagtgaggtctgcacaacgcatcaccgggggaaaactacctgccctccaggacacctacaccacccgatgttacaggaaggccataaagatcatcaaggacatcaaccacccgaaccactgcctgttcaccccgctatcatccagaaggcgaggtcagtacaggtgcatcaaagctgggaccgagagactgaaaaacagcttctatctcaaggccatcagactgttaaacagccaccactaacactgagtggctgctgccaacacactgtcattgacactgacccaactccagccactttaataatgggaattgatgggaaatgatgtaaatatatcactagccactttaaacaatgctaccttatataatgttacttaccctacattattcatctcatatgcatatgtatatactgtactctagatcatcgactgcatccttatgtcactagccactttaactatgccactttgtttactttgtctacatactcatctcatatgtatatactgtactcgataccatctactgtatgctgctctgtaccatcactcattcatatatccttatgtacatattccttatccccttacactgtgtataagacagtagttttggaattgttagttagattacttgttggttatcactgcattgtcggaactagaagcacaagcatttcgctacactcgcattaacatctgctaaccatgtgtatgtgacaaataaaatttgatttgattttgtaccaggtgggctccatgccacccagggactccaaaccttcacaacagggagaacaaacatactggaaagaaaacgtatcataaaacaaaaatataaaagaaggaactgtggtggtgtaatatttagtctactacctcacccacagcataccatgggtcatcctcagtcagtcccatcctcccctgaaagcttgattcagtatcagcatctccaactggagcatcaagcaaaggcatcatgcctgaagccttcaccacatctgtaacagacttcttaaaacacggtatgatgcaagcagcacaacacatcaataataaaaatacaagaattagggtcagaaatccattaaccaccataccagtgtacttaccaaaccaggctcccaaccaagagaacagtccagactcctccacccccgccatggtcctcatctcagcagatagtgcatcaagcccactaagggccttagatatactaccatcaggactggtgttattaggaataaacgtgcaacattgttcaccgaaAATCTTACAGACACCCCCCTTACTGGCAAGAAGCAATCCAAAGCAAGTCCATTCTGTCTGGCAACCCTAGATGTGGCCTCCAGCTATTTAGACAtaccagtgagtgcatcacgagagtaattcacaaaacgcttttgattatagtagatataattaatccatgcagtctgtcttgCATCCACTATGGCTGGACCTAtaataggtagtaagtgccagagtcagtcattcctacccaaggcctgaaactcatgaggaacccCCACTGGCACCCACAACAgattagtgtgtatgtcaactacatcctccgTCCATGGAGCACTACGTCTATGtttcccatgggatggaatgttttcaggccccctggatacagaacccaacagctgttcagcagcaacatcaacaatggtcagtggaattatcagaCTGGTCAGAGCACACGTACCTTGTCAGTCTCCTCTAATTAAGGGTCTCAGTATTCTTTTGTGTCCACATATCCACCACACATcggccagaccactagtttggtttaggcctgcaACTGCCCAAGTGGCATTGATGGTCATGTTactactgcaatcagcttcaggcaatctcccatagtctatgccattacctgtacccatGATGCAACTGTAATTGCCCCCATATTCCTTAACACCCCAAGGGGCTCGATGAGGAGGTATTgtaggaaacacaaggctcaaagaggaacagagggttgaattgggcttaacctggtaaaaacttctcagaatacataaccacccctctccttctcctatagcaaatgggtgtgtagccagaacaggtctagcatgacCACATATAATGCAGTCCTTTCTTTTCAGGGTCTTAGCTGGATACCtcataagacagccacaaattgtccctaccatcaaaaccagtctcagtgcctaattgatcaatagctgaatagtctctaacgttaattacctgaatgggatttGACACAGTGGTGGTGGGTGGCAGACTCGTTCcagaggtggtagaggagtgtgtctggcTCTGGTTTGTCTGGGACCTCTGTGGTTTTGGCAGCACCTtcatagaaaacacacccatcgtgtctgtcccggtcctttgtagtccgagggtgtaagtgcctgcatcagagagcttaatagttttgatggttagtaggatttcatcacctttacagagttcaacagtgctcccaggtttccctcatatcatggaaaacctatccacctttgtgggatcccctatgctataaggatacccacttctccaatcccagaactgtcccaagttggttatcatgtaattCCCATAtggacaccctcccccattacacaggtacTCCTGTACACAGGTGTTAAAACCAAACACAAATATCTCAATTTtttccctgccctgttggctcaaaatatgtcCCAAATACTTAACATGAGTCTACCATAATTAAAACTTATCCTAGCTCATTTTCACACCacattcatcagagaaaatataATGACACTATAATGTAAATTTCACTGCCTTTTTGTATTAAATTACCTTAATATCAGTATTACAAATGACCCTAGATTCTCCATCCAAATGGCTTTCCaatgaggctgatcagaccacaAAGGAAAGTTACAATGGAGGTCATAAGTCATACCACCCCTTCCAAAGAAGTGTTTCTTACTATATTAAACAACATTCCTTTATCAAAATATTTCACCTATTTAATTAAGACTCAGAAAATAAAAACGTATAATATTTCATATGTGAGTGTACCCCTTTAAGATATCATGTCTCTGGGAAAATGGAAATGTACAGCCTCCAATCATTAGTTTTAAATTTACTCGATGTTTCATGTAACTCATTCAATCTTTCTCCAAATTGTCTCCCCCAAATTCTTCTTAAAAACCCTGCCATTAGACACACACAACTGTGAAAAACgtacactgtccctttaacatcAAATAAACTCAGCCTGCAATCCACTTTGCGGGCCTTTCATTGTTCCCCATGATGCAAAACCTACAAATATTTGAATTACAATCCGAATGAATTTTAGTCTATGTCACCAGTATTTAACCAGGCTCCCCGTCGACTGGGAGCCCGTTGGGTGTGGCAATACTGCCCTCTTCTATCCATCGTCTGTATAatttctcctttctttctccaATCTTTTCCCTCTTTTCCTCCATTGGCCTCTAATGCGGATTTCAATGTTTTCAACACATTCTCTGCCTCCTGGTTAGCCATTGTCtaatgtatttcaattacttGTTTAATTTGAATACAATATAAATTATCAGGTTCAATTGTGTGCTGCCTTAGAATGTGTCCCAATCTAGCCACTGTCTAGTAAACATTGTGCACTTCTCCTTTACCGTTTCAAAACATAACCTAGGTCTCACACCTGTTATTTACCCGAAGGTCATACAAACTTGGTATTAGTACATCGACTTAATACCTAATGTACCACAATCATACGGTTCGACTCCCTCAAACCTTACAAATATACGTCAGTTCGAATCACTCCAACCTGCAAACATATACGGTTGAATCACTCCAACCTGTAAACATATACGGTTGAATCACTCCAACCTGCAAACATATACGGTTGAATCACTCCAACCTGCAAACATATACGGTTGAATCATTCCAACCTGCAAACATATACGGTTGAATCACTCCAACCTGCAAACATATACGGTTGAATCATTCCAACCTGCAAACATATACGGTTGAATCACTCCAACCTGCAAACATATACGGTTGAATCATTCCAACCTGCAAACATATACGGTTGAATCACTCCAACCTGCAAACATATACGGTTGAATCACTCAAACCTTACAAACATACGTCAGTTCGAATCACTCAATTTAAATAATAAAAATGCGCAGTTATTTATCCTCCCTTACTCTTATGCAATATAACCAGGTACTATAACCCTTATAAGGATCTAGAAACCTTTCATTCAAACTTGATACCAGCTACAACTGAAATATCTAATGtactacatacagtggggcaaaaaagtatttagtcagccaccaattgtgcaagttctcccacttaaaatgatgagaggcctgtaattttcatcataggtacacttcaactatgacagacaaaattagtagaaaaaaatccagaaaatcacattgtaggatttgtaatgaatttatttgcaaattatggtggaaaataagtatttggtcacctacaaacaagcaagatttctggctctcacagacctgtaatttcttctttaagaggctcctctgtcctccactcattacctgtattagtggcacctgtttgaacttgttatcagtattaaagacacctgtccacaacctcaaacagtcacactccaaactcgaCTATGGCCAagacaattattaggaaatggaagacatacaagaccaatgataatctccctcgatctgggactCCACGCATGATCTCactccgtggggtcaaaatgatcacaagaacggtgagcaaaaatcccagaacacacggggggacctagtgaatgatctgcagagagctgggaccaaagtaacaaagcctatcatcagcaagggcattgaagatgaaacgtggctgggtctttcagcatgacaatgatcccaaacacaccgcccgggcaacgaaggagtggcttcgtaagaagcatttcaaggtcctggagtggcctagccagtctccagatctcaacttcatagaaaatctttggagggagttgaaagtctgtgttgcccagcaacagccccaaaacatcactgctctagaggagatctgcatggaggaatgggccaaaataccagcaacagtgtgtgaaaaccttgtgaagacttacagaaaacgtttgacctctgtcattgccaacaaagggtatataacaaagtattgagataaacttttgttattgaccaaatacttattttccaccataatttgcaaataaattcattaaaaatcctacaatgtgattttctggatttttttcttctaattttgtctgtcatagttgaagtgtacatatgatgaaaattacaggcctctctcttctttttaagtgggagaacatgcacaattggtggctgactaaatacttttttgccccactgtatgcttcAGCAACCATCCAATGTAACACAGGTCTTTTTAATTTGTTGGCCTGCAAATTCTATCCGTAGATCATTCACTTTGATACAGCGCGCCCACTTATATCCCAGTGTTACTGCACTCTCTAAATTTACCCAAAGTAAATATCCATTTATACTAGAAAATTTTCCTCATGCATACCAGTACACAGCATTCATTGTTACATTGCGatcctgctcacacacacacactagtgaatTCCTTTAACCAATCCGATTCACCGTCATTCAAACAACTGGGTACGCGTTACACCAACCGACCcatttagtacattacattcGTTGTTATACCATAAGAGTGATCGATCAGTtcaaaattgcatttaccactatGTATTCCTCATGATCCTTTAACAATATAAATTAATAGAATTTGGTTACTTACATCAAACAGGTGTCTCACAAAACTAAattcagctatgttgcataacacatacatacatccacacaagccaacagcagataatattcaatcacatatatggtaacgggctatagtgcataacacagaaTCCTCATAATAACTACTTGTTATTATTCGTAGACCAGTCAGTCCTTTACAATACCAATAATTACATACGGTTTAGATCCTCTCGAATTTGGCAATTGAACTAATAAGACCAGCCTCGATGAATCTATGGAAGACACACCAGTTAAgtagaccagaaccagaacagaacagaactttTTTCAACGGTAAACGGCCTCAGTGAACTatcttcatttatccaccatctttggtAGACCTACAACTAAACTGGCTGCATTTAGACAGGCAGCAACAattagtattattatttatttatttttacactaATTGGTctacactaattggtcttttacACTAATTGGTCTAAAAGACCAATATCAGAATTGGgttgcctgtctaaacgcagccataGATGTGCAGCTTGAACGAAGCCTTAACGGCTAGGTGTACTGTGCTCTGATTGGTTAATAATGTGTGGCACATGGTATATTTTCACCTGTAGTAGCGAGGTTCTGTACAGAAGCGCGGACGGAACAGGCAACAGGTCAGATGGACTAGACCTGCGCGATTAACGGAATGTGGTGTTACTAGCACAAGCCTGTAAAATTACAGGTAAGCGAAATTATAAAACAATAGTGAATAGATTACTTGTATATTTTATTTGATATTAAACTGAATGATTCTTGAAATTAAAACAAATGTATAGCCTTCATATTTTGCTGTAAACTATTTGCATGGCTACTGTATTTTGCCAAGAATGTATGGCTACTGTTAATAAGACACAATACCATCATTTACTCATATGAGCTATATCCTCATTACAATTGCCTTTGTTAAAACATAACTGAAATAGTCCTATGGGAGTGGCAAGATCAGAAAAATACTTTGACCCTGGCGTTGAATATCAGCTAGCAAATCTTAACCTGCCTCATGACAATGAAGTGTTATTGCCCATGTTACCTTAATGCCCCCAGCGTATGTGTATGTCTGAACAATTCCTGCAACAATGTTTACAATGCAGTTTGTCCTAAATGGATTGGGAATGACACATTTGTTTTTCATTGTGTGTCAGGTGACCCACCATCAAAGTCATACTTCTATGTCAGAAGTGGTGAGCTGAAGTAATGACTAACTAGATGATCTGTGGTCTGTCATTCTGAGGAAATGTCAGCAGGTTTTTACCCCACCGGCACAATGGCTATTAAAGCTTTGTACACGCAGTACAGCAACTGAATATACTGTGTGGTGATAACCTGCATAGATTTATTTTCCCTTCTTGTGAACCCTCAAACAATATTTTCCAAGACTTTGCTTTCAGCCATAGAGCAGGCGGATCACACACATTGGCATGCTAGGGGTATGAGGGTTCAAGTATTTTGTCTCTCTTAGTTAAACATCTGTGAAATACATAGTACAAGACACAATGGAGGTTATTAATTTAATATATTAAGCGCTTGGGACTGgaaggttctatctgcaaaaagCAGATTCTGAGATAAGATAATTGACTTAAAAGTGGTGGccggtagcctagcagttagagccaGTAACCAACTGGTTTCTGGTTCAGATACCGGAGTTGACAAGATGACAAAACGATCGatgtgccattgagcaaggcacttaacaataatttgctccaggggtgccatactactatggctgaccctgtaaaacaacacatttcagtacacctatccggtgtatgtgacaaaaatAGTTTTGCCAGTAAAGTAACTGAGTGGTTAAAagtgttgagccagtaaccgcaaggctgctggttcaaatcccctaactgactaggtgaaaaaagtCTGTGCCTTGAGCAAGgcgcttaaccctaattgctcctgtatgttgctctggatgagagtgtctgctaaatgacgtaaatgtaaacgGTTCTGTatcctcattggtttgaatgatGTCAGCAATTTTTATATTGTATTTCTTTGAATttaacatgaattggggtatttacagtaTCATATAGGTGACAAATATGCAGGTAGAATCTTAAGTCCTAATCTCTCGATATTGTGCATATCTCACATCTAGTGAATCATACATTGGAACATGCTATACAGTAGGAGACTGATAACCACTGATAAGGCATTTTATTCCTTTTCTATCCAGTATCGACTGTATTGTTATTCCCCTTTAGAACACTTGTCTTTTGAACCAGAATAGATGGTGTCGTGTACTATCCATTGTCTGAATgacctgctactgccctgctattTGCATGAGATCAGTCTAGATTGTGCCAGGTTGAAAGACAACAAACGTTATCACGAACTTCACATTCAAATTCAGAGCTCAAGAGCTGAAGATTGCAGGTTGGATGTATACTTTACATAAATGCTTGTGGATAGGGGACTTAACTTCCACAGGGAAATGGCCTGGTCAGGATGGAGCACTGTAACGTGACAATGCCTCAGCAGTGAACAGAACAGGACTGCTATTGTGTATACTGACCTACTTAGTAGCCCCACTCAGGTGTTGAAACCAGAGTAGAGGCATTTCTTATAAATCAGGTATTACTTTATTATggtctcagtcacaacaccacAAGAGCTACTTCAATATAATATTTGAGGTTTTTATCTCACGTTTGTTAGTTGTGCATTCATTCACACAATATTGAAAAAGGTGTGAAGAGGGATGTTCAACAACATCGTTACCTACATTATTTTACATTTTCCAAAGACATACAGGAGAGGCTACTCTATCTATACCAACAGGTATATGGTTAAGTAGGATGCAGTGTTAAGGAGGGATATCATTTGTATTGTCTATCATTCTCGCTGAAATTGATCCTGCTGAAGGAGATTAGAGTAGCGTGCTGTAATCTGAGTCACGTGTGGCCAGGAGAGTAGTTAGCTAAGATATCACACAGAACATTACTTAGCTACGATACCCTGTTATTCTCCACTAGCTCTGCTACCCATTCATCAGGTCCGTGTGAATCTGACTGTCATATAAAAAGGTttagaaaagtgtgtgtgtgtgtgtgtgtaatcaaatTTGATTAGCTAAGTTTTATTTGTGGACAATTAGATATAGTAATTAGAAATAGTAACGAGTGATATATAAGTTCCAAGTTTAGTTAATGATTTTATTCATACATCAAGTTGTTTGTATTTCTTTTTGACAGGGAAAGAACGGTTCTCCACTACCAACTTCTTTTATTACCTTGGACTTGAGAAACCTTCATCTTTATAATGCCAAAGAGTGACACATGGCCCGGTGGCGTCACCATAGGGACGATCACTGGCATGGACAGTGCGGGCAGCTGTGACAGTGTTTTCAGTATGAACTCTGGATTTGTAAGTACATTTGGTCATCCTCACATTTCTCAAGTTGTATTCCTGAACCTGCATAGGACAGCAAGCTGTCCCAACAAGAAATAGATTTTGTGACAAATGACTGCATCTCAGAATGAACTGAATTGACAATAGCTTCAGGGATTTGTGGGGGACAGTTTGacattttggcaatgaagcccctTTTTCTACTCactcagagtcagatgaactcatggcaACGATTTGTTTGTCTTTTAAGTTGGTCTGGTGTGTCTTACAGAGTGACAATAGCCTCAAGCACTTGTCTGCTGAGGAGAGGGCATGTCTCATGTTCTTGGAGGAGACCATAGAGTCCCTAGAGACTGAGGAGGACAATGGACTGTCCAATGATGAGCCTGACTGCCTGCCCACCACCGGCAACGTGGCCACCAAGATGGCCCACCTCTCTGCCTCCATGGGCCAAAACAAGCTCAACAGTGAGTGACCTGCCCAGGAGGGAATTACATCCTCTTAAATATCAACATACCGTATTTTAGTGGTGTGCATTCATGGATGCCAAAGGAAGCCAGTCTTTCCTAAAAAAATTACCAAGAAAAAGATACAATTATTTAtctttcatctctctgtgttttcataaTTTCCCTTTAATTCGGAAGAGGCTgaatgtacactatatatacaaaagtatgtggacaccacttcataTTAgtagattcggctatttcagccacacccattgctgacaggtgtataacgttgagcacacagccatgcgacCTTCATAggttgactttcaacgtggcaccgtcataggatgccacctttccaacaagtcagtttgttaaatttctgccctgctagagctgccccagtcaactgtaaatacttttattgtgaagtggaaacgtctaggagcaacaacagctcagtcacgaagtggtaggccacacaagctcaaaaaacgggaccaccgagtgctgacgCCCATAGCgggtaaaaattgtctgtcctcgtttGCAAGACTAACTACCGAGtaacaaactgcctctggaagcaatgtcagcacaataactgttggtcaggatgaaatgggtttccatggtcgagcagccgcacacaagcctaagatcaccatgtgctatgccaagcgtcggctggagtgatgtaaggctttggcggatgccaggagagcgCTGCCTGCCCcaaagcatagtgccaactgtaaagtttggtggatgaggaataatggtctggggatgctTTTCCtgattcgggctaggccccttagttgcagtgaagagaaatcttaacgttacagcatacaatgacattctcgatgattctgtgcttccaactttgtggcaacagtttggggaaggcccttcaagagtagaggctgttatagcagcaaagggggaccaactccatattagtaatcatgattttggaatgagatgttcaacgagccgGTGTctacatacctttggtcatgtagtgtatcacgGTTCCTAGGCAaattaactaacaggttatagagcaaacaacacaattatcacaacacacagGTTGTGATATGGCTTTTTGTCCTGGCTTCCATAGTgatttttacccacgcaccgctactgtaGTACATTCATCCATTTCAGCAGGGGAAAAAAGCATCTAATGATCATTTTGTTTGTCTTTTAGATGTATCAAAATATCCCAGTGATGAGTACGGTTACCTGGTTCCTACTCCGTTCATCCTGGCCAACAGCACCTCCTGCATCCTGTCCAAGCCCAGGCCAGGAATACCCCCAAATAATGAGAACTCTCACCCAAAGCCCCAGGTCATTGCCTTGGACAACACGCCATCTCAGAGCCATCACCCTTGTGTACCCCCTGAGGTCAATGTTGTGGTGATACCCCCTCCATCAAAGCCCAAAGACTACCCTTGTCAGAGACCACCCCCTTCACCCAGGGGCCCTCTGTCCAATGAGGCCCTAGTGCAGCTGAGGAAGAGTGCGTCCATGAAGAGAACCCTTCAAAGTGCCACAGCTGAGACGAGAGACTGGAACAGGCAGCCCTCTTCATCAGCCGTTCCCATTGACCTGCACCATGGGAGCACACCTAGAGACCCGTCAGTCACCCCAGCCCAGGTCACACTCCCCCAAGAGCCCAGCAAGCAGAATGACAGTCCTCCAGTAGTGTTCCCAAAACCCCCCAAAATACCCTCCCACATTGCCCTGAATACCCAAAAGGTTACAGCCAACCCCACCACAGACTCCAGTGCCCCTTCCTTGAGCTCATCACCCACTGACAGGCATTTGTCGGACTCCCAAAAGGTGCGAAAGGAGGCCCTGCAGAAGCTGGGGCTCCTGAGAGACAATAATGAGTCCCAACCTAACTCTGTTACGCCACTGTGCTCCTCCAAATTTCACTCCACCTGTGACCCAACTTCAGCCAGTGTGGGAGTTAAAGCTCAACCCCACGGTAA
This genomic window from Oncorhynchus nerka isolate Pitt River linkage group LG2, Oner_Uvic_2.0, whole genome shotgun sequence contains:
- the LOC115138672 gene encoding specifically androgen-regulated gene protein-like; this translates as MPKSDTWPGGVTIGTITGMDSAGSCDSVFSMNSGFSDNSLKHLSAEERACLMFLEETIESLETEEDNGLSNDEPDCLPTTGNVATKMAHLSASMGQNKLNNVSKYPSDEYGYLVPTPFILANSTSCILSKPRPGIPPNNENSHPKPQVIALDNTPSQSHHPCVPPEVNVVVIPPPSKPKDYPCQRPPPSPRGPLSNEALVQLRKSASMKRTLQSATAETRDWNRQPSSSAVPIDLHHGSTPRDPSVTPAQVTLPQEPSKQNDSPPVVFPKPPKIPSHIALNTQKVTANPTTDSSAPSLSSSPTDRHLSDSQKVRKEALQKLGLLRDNNESQPNSVTPLCSSKFHSTCDPTSASVGVKAQPHGNSTRSQPSSTSQGPREPSSRPVQSSSFLHRSRSEEQPPIPPSHLTKPSGVKAVTLERSEVGLGTYVADHRKPPQGGRCTPPAPTKAPEQEKTTLAAQPVSTHKTPHCPGFSVVMVPSMGEDRREALRKLGLLKD